A stretch of the Corylus avellana chromosome ca6, CavTom2PMs-1.0 genome encodes the following:
- the LOC132184774 gene encoding laccase-14-like, with amino-acid sequence MEILRFLALILLLNASFRCIAQAKVLHYDFVLKEAEFTKLCSTKSILTVNGTFPGPTIRVNKGDTAFVTVHNQGKYGVTIHWHGVRQPRNPWSDGPENITQCPIPPKSSFTQEIIFSTEEGTLWWHAHSDWTRATVHGAIIISPAPKTTYPFPKPYAEETIILGEWYKGDVMAIIDEALATGGDPNVSDAFTINGQPGDLYNCSSATTYRLKVDAGKTYLLRIINSIMNEEQFFGIAKHKLTLVATDASYTKQITADYLMISPGQTMDVLVTANQSPSRYYIVSTPFADSTVPFDNTTTTAILQYNGNYKPPSSIPFPTLPTYNNKTAAENFTKRLRSLASKARPVNVPRSITRSIFITVSVNLIYCPNASCSGADGNRLSASLNNISFQTPTIDILQAYYRNLPKVYSSNFPMQPPYYFNFTGDVGNNTIYPSLGTKALIVNYKDAVEIVYQGTNVGAAENHPMHLHGYSFYVVGTGSGNFNRKTDSMSYNLIDPPEVNTVGVPKNGWVTIRFIADNPGVWFMHCHLERHASWGMDTVLIVKNGRTNATSIRPPPKYMPPCSKS; translated from the exons ATGGAGATCTTAAGGTTTCTAGCACTAATATTACTTCTCAATGCTTCGTTTCGTTGCATTGCCCAAGCAAAAGTCCTTCACTATGACTTCGTT CTGAAGGAGGCAGAGTTCACCAAGCTGTGCAGCACGAAGAGCATTTTAACTGTGAATGGCACTTTTCCGGGGCCAACCATTCGAGTTAACAAAGGGGATACTGCTTTTGTTACTGTACATAATCAAGGGAAATATGGCGTCACTATCCACTG GCATGGGGTGAGGCAACCAAGGAATCCATGGTCAGATGGACCTGAAAACATCACACAGTGCCCCATTCCACCCAAGTCAAGCTTCACTCAAGAGATCATTTTTTCCACAGAAGAAGGAACTCTTTGGTGGCATGCCCATAGTGATTGGACACGCGCCACAGTCCATGGTGCCATTATTATTTCTCCAGCTCCTAAGACCACTTATCCATTTCCTAAGCCTTATGCTGAAGAGACAATTATTCTTG GGGAATGGTATAAGGGAGATGTGATGGCCATAATTGATGAAGCCCTAGCAACTGGTGGCGACCCAAACGTTTCAGATGCTTTCACAATTAACGGCCAACCAGGAGATCTGTACAATTGTTCCAGTG CAACTACATACCGTCTGAAGGTTGACGCCGGCAAGACTTATCTTCTCCGGATAATAAATTCCATAATGAACGAAGAACAATTCTTTGGAATTGCAAAGCACAAGCTCACATTGGTAGCAACCGATGCTTCATACACCAAACAAATAACCGCAGATTACCTCATGATAAGCCCGGGGCAAACAATGGATGTTTTGGTGACAGCAAACCAGTCTCCCAGCCGCTATTACATTGTTTCAACTCCTTTTGCCGACTCCACTGTTCCCTTTGACAACACCACCACAACGGCCATTCTGCAGTACAATGGCAATTATAAACCCCCATCATCTATTCCCTTCCCAACGCTTCCTACTTACAATAACAAAACTGCTGCAGAAAACTTTACAAAGCGCTTGAGGAGCTTAGCAAGCAAAGCTCGCCCTGTCAATGTGCCTCGAAGTATCACCAGAAGTATCTTTATTACTGTTTCTGTAAATCTGATTTACTGCCCCAATGCATCATGTTCAGGCGCGGATGGTAACAGGCTATCAGCAAGCTTGAATAATATAAGTTTTCAGACCCCAACAATTGATATACTCCAAGCTTATTACAG AAACCTGCCCAAGGTTTACAGCAGCAATTTCCCGATGCAACCGCCTTATTATTTCAACTTCACGGGAGATGTGGGGAACAATACAATTTATCCAAGCTTAGGGACGAAGGCCTTGATAGTAAATTACAAGGATGCTGTTGAGATAGTGTATCAAGGGACTAATGTTGGGGCAGCAGAGAATCATCCTATGCATCTCCATGGTTATAGCTTCTATGTGGTCGGGACAGGCTCTGGGAATTTCAACAGAAAGACTGATTCCATGTCTTATAATCTCATTGATCCACCGGAAGTTAATACGGTTGGAGTTCCTAAGAATGGATGGGTTACAATCAGATTCATCGCTGATAATCCCG GTGTCTGGTTTATGCATTGTCATTTGGAAAGGCACGCTAGCTGGGGTATGGATACTGTGCTGATAGTGAAGAATGGGCGCACCAATGCAACAAGCATCCGCCCACCTCCTAAATATATGCCTCCTTGTTCCAAGTCCTAG